From Vanessa cardui chromosome 11, ilVanCard2.1, whole genome shotgun sequence, the proteins below share one genomic window:
- the LOC124533665 gene encoding sorting nexin-13-like, producing the protein MMTSFLRFLGWFGLVSIITIALLGFEVYLTLLVFLVSFLFGALTILYLSYDNKKVFSGDIDCLDDPLQQTNFSIQSSKIMKVFQDDKPLPKFDSRITGSETVDSFLNEIVSIIVNDYVTPWYELITDDQEFTSYGIRKLVVAAGANVSNRVKSVDWIHMLSTRFPEELTLHLKLYKQSRVRLKHVQLVNAKEVNGTSKPSPKKQEEKKTHRRNKSETDLSWPPDTQTFGKSKFYSSSENINSNNITDLFFDLECSMENKQICRDIYCSDPEKENALLCEVSEAILYLIAPEEAWNCHALKLILIDLISAIVLRPLINLLSDPDNINRTIIRYCCRDSCLSSELFLLVIRSCSDAEELDATLELVQKDIQKLHSKDSAGEWELQDRQKLSSLQYVSRIIQARRATLGPQEGNSNNSSTEKISEEVMRTLKFLRAVAAWKSNAQYLLEIELNEADAPSTSKAVVDNLRSSALELADAHLSPGRAAVLGAAPHAHADLVRKITTHGGDFCANPVLCFDDLQKAVCDALEDDPSWQADFMLDSDKDIPDKINSDFGRENKMDNLKYGGDVVPPVTGARHNRSRSDIVGSFAQRMVNESAGPSNLKSTNTSNLSLSHSSISQSAKNMMSPLSAYIIETALVQDKGRTFGIYAIAVTRASDNEVWHIYRRYSDFYDLHASIKEKWPELAHLPFPAKKTFQNTSRSVLENRKRMLNSYLQSLTSISRDARYMALLSSQYLGGFLSPEIQTERHGNSIDALLVNSIKAGMRTLKSMPDQFANTVDGVMDGISKVFQGKGGESYDDIRSATSSDVQDQDSDESVPLRLLEEVLGIRGLWLRRRLLAPLRTIIADRVNRKVLEFVSSLTSPRNVVQYLKTFKQWLTNRDNPSAVSRDTATKARTRVAAKIALLAAASDDLRHIVGTDAARRGLLTVFDMFQTQEINRRLLFVLLEVTLCNLFPDNNIQDMFKKLYSNSPRVAIVKKSVNI; encoded by the exons ATGATGACATCGTTCCTTAGATTCTTAGGATGGTTCGGTCTAGTGTCAATCATAACGATTGCGTTACTTGGTTTCGAAGTGTATCTTACTTTGCttgtatttttagtttcttTCCTATTTGG tgctttgacaattttatatttgagcTATGATAACAAGAAAGTATTCTCTGGTGATATTGATTGTTTGGATGATCCATTGCAACAAACAAACTTCTCCATACAATCTTCTAAG ATTATGAAAGTATTCCAGGATGATAAACCTTTGCCTAAATTTGATAGTCGAATTACAGGCAGTGAAACTGTCGATTCATTTCTAAACGAAATTGTATCAATCATTGTTAATGATTACGTAACTCCTTGGTATGAACTGATTACTGATGATCAAGAATTCACTTCATATGGAATAAGAAAACTTGTAGTGGCTGCGGGTGCAAATGTATCCAAtcg agtgAAAAGTGTGGATTGGATTCATATGCTATCTACGAGATTTCCTGAAGAGTTAACTTTgcacttaaaattatataagcagTCAAGAGTGAGGTTGAAGCATGTGCAATTAGTAAATGCCAAAGAGGTCAATGGGACGTCGAAGCCGAGCCCCAAGAAACAAGAAGAGAAGAAAACTCATAGAAGGAACAAAAGTGAAACTGATTTGTCATGGCCACCAG ATACACAAACTTTTGGGAAGTCTAAATTCTACAGCAGTTCTGAGAACATAAATAGCAACAACATTACGGATCTCTTTTTTGATTTGGAATGTTCAATGGAAAACAAGCAAATATGTCGGGATATATATTGTAGCGATCCCGAGAAAGAAAAtg CATTGCTCTGTGAAGTGTCTGAAGCGATATTATACTTAATTGCACCAGAGGAGGCGTGGAACTGTCAtgctttaaagttaattttaatagatttgatATCAGCAATTGTTTTGAGGCCATTAATAAACCTTTTAAGTGATcctgataatataaatagaaccaTTATAAGATAT tgTTGTCGAGATTCATGTTTGTCTTCGGAATTATTTCTTTTGGTTATAAGATCGTGCAGCGACGCCGAAGAGTTGGACGCTACACTTGAATTAGTTCAGAAGGATATACAGAAATTg cATTCAAAAGACAGCGCTGGAGAATGGGAATTACAAGATCGTCAAAAGTTATCATCTTTGCAGTATGTGTCTAGAATCATTCAAGCCAGGAGAGCCACACTTGGACCTCAAGAAG GTAATTCAAACAACAGCAGCACAGAAAAGATATCAGAGGAAGTAATGAGGACGCTGAAGTTTCTAAGGGCGGTCGCTGCTTGGAAATCGAATGCACAATATTTGCTCGAGATTGAGTTAAATGAAGcag ACGCGCCGTCGACGTCGAAGGCGGTGGTTGACAACCTGCGCTCGTCTGCGCTGGAGCTGGCGGACGCTCACCTGTCGCCGGGCCGCGCCGCCGTGCTGGGCGCCGCGCCGCACGCGCACGCCGACCTCGTGCGCAAGATAACCACGCACGGCGGCGACTTCTGCGCCAACCCCGTGCTCTGCTTCGACGATCTGCAGAAGGCCGTGTGCGACGCGCTCGAG gACGATCCATCTTGGCAGGCGGATTTCATGTTGGATAGTGATAAAGATATACCAGATAAAATTAATag TGATTTCGGTCGGGAGAACAAGATGGATAATCTTAAATACGGCG GCGATGTAGTCCCGCCGGTGACGGGAGCGAGACACAACCGGTCACGGTCGGATATTGTCGGCAGCTTCGCGCAGAGAATGGTCAACGAGTCTGCAG GTCCCTCAAATCTAAAGTCAACAAACACAAGCAACCTATCTTTGTCGCATTCGTCAATAAGTCAAAGCGCAAAAAATATGATGTCGCCGCTCTCCGCTTATATCATTGAAACAG CTCTAGTTCAAGATAAAGGCAGAACTTTTGGGATATACGCGATAGCAGTGACTCGAGCGTCTGATAACGAAGTGTGGCACATATACCGACGATACAGCGACTTTTATGACTTACACGCTTCTATTAAAGAGAAG TGGCCGGAACTAGCCCATCTACCGTTTCCGGCCAAGAAGACATTTCAGAATACATCTCGAAGCGTCTTAGAGAACCGAAAACGTATGCTTAACAGCTATTTGCAGAGTTTAACGAGTATATCGAGGGACGCCAGGTACATGGCGCTCTTGTCGTCGCAGTATCTTGGGGGATTCCTCAGTCCTGAGATACAGACTGAGAGACATGGTAATTCG ATCGATGCCCTTTTAGTGAATTCAATAAAGGCTGGTATGAGGACTCTGAAGAGTATGCCTGATCAATTCGCTAATACCGTGGACGGTGTCATGGACG GTATATCAAAAGTGTTTCAAGGGAAAGGTGGGGAAAGCTACGACGATATTAGATCTGCAACCTCCAGTGATGTGCAAGATCAA gaTAGTGATGAAAGCGTTCCCTTACGATTGTTGGAGGAAGTTTTGGGTATACGAGGTCTGTGGTTGAGACGACGTCTTCTGGCGCCACTGAGGACTATAATTGCGGATCGAGTTAATAG aaaagTTTTAGAATTTGTGTCATCGTTGACGTCTCCAAGGAATGTAGTTCAGTATTTGAAAACGTTTAA ACAATGGCTGACGAATCGAGACAATCCGAGTGCGGTATCAAGAGATACCGCAACGAAGGCAAGGACGAGGGTAGCCGCTAAGATCGCTTTGTTAGCTGCCGCTTCAG ACGATCTCAGACACATAGTGGGGACTGATGCGGCTCGTAGGGGTCTCCTCACGGTTtttgatatgttccaaactcaaGAAATAAATAGACGACTACTCTTCGTTTTACTTGaag TTACGTTGTGTAATTTATTCCCGGACAATAACATACAGGATATGTTCAAGAAATTATATTCGAACTCACCCCGAGTGGCCATCGTGAAGAAATCcgttaatatataa